The Pecten maximus chromosome 12, xPecMax1.1, whole genome shotgun sequence genome includes a region encoding these proteins:
- the LOC117339183 gene encoding LOW QUALITY PROTEIN: uncharacterized protein LOC117339183 (The sequence of the model RefSeq protein was modified relative to this genomic sequence to represent the inferred CDS: deleted 1 base in 1 codon), protein MAKPELPRGYLGAQPKFGEFGLCTHSHKDPDVVLTGNEVEIQFKMDRLVKVTGNLIQVATLKEHTECIFTQTQGDIVSFLVQIPEPGYYKLQIYALPVTDDSKTLPGVFNYLLNCPGISKPVHPFPKQYAQWKEGCFIYEPLVITKDALNCGVNFRAVVPNAKAVAAVVNEEWTQLDNKGGNLWEGKVKGSAEKLTLNANFGGEESKYSTLLEYSM, encoded by the exons ATGGCCAAGCCTGAGTTACCCAGGGGTTACCTCGGAGCCCAACCGAAATTCGGAGAGTTTGGATTATGCACCCATAGCCACAAGGATCCTGACGTCGTGTTAACCGGAAATGAG gTCGAAATCCAGTTTAAGATGGACCGGCTGGTGAAGGTGACT GGAAATCTCATTCAGGTGGCCACCCTCAAAGAACACACAGAATGCATCTTTACCCAGACACAGGGAGATATAGTAAGCTTCCTCGTCCAAATACCAGAACCAGGCTACTATAAACTCCAAATATACGCTCTTCCGGTCACTGACGACAGCAAGACACTTCCTGGAGTGTTTAACTATCTTCTTAACTGTCCCGGTATTTCGAAACCCGTTCATCCCTTCCCGAAACAATACGCTCAGTGGAAGGAGGGCTGCTTTATCTACGAACCTCTGGTAATCACTAAAGATGCATTAAATTGCGGAGTGAATTTCCGAGCAGTCGTTCCTAACGCTAAAGCGGTGGCAGCGGTCGTCAACGAGGAGTGGACACAGCTTGACAACAAGGGAGGCAATCTATGGGAAGGAAAGGTCAAAGGTAGTGCGGAAAAGCTTACTCTGAACGCAAACTTCGGAGGAGAAGAATCAAAATATTCCACATTATTGGAATATTCCATGTAG